From the genome of Biomphalaria glabrata chromosome 1, xgBioGlab47.1, whole genome shotgun sequence, one region includes:
- the LOC106072357 gene encoding spermine oxidase-like, which yields MTSTKVVIVGAGFAGVTAAAWLLKNGIKDVVILEAQDYIGGRVKAEVVDGKNLDLGAQFVHGKDGNPAYDIAEKIGITIFPDTSENNHLVNIPAQFLTPHGEKISPDEANGLLNFLFERTHKEAVDDIDIDDRGHSEGECYEKAYREYLAKYGRNLSRRQRELMDAIYKWFCGYQTIDSAAADLTELSEWALRIYKVLPGPRFTYVDGGITEILKAVVRLLPREIIRLNTPVTNINWTNAKSPDSGKVSVTCDNGETFLADHVIVTTSIGYLQAKHQQLFTPQLPLSAQTAINNLGFGGIGKLFIKWDKPFVGYTQTPYGEVQGYDFLWLDSKPVALLSDRCPLKTRYGKPWWYGVHAAETVRGSPNILELWLNKYQAEIVEGLDEAELKAVCHELIQTLFKDLKVPVPAQVYRTTWITNPYFRGTYSFISSKVRKQDLKHLGQPLPSVSNPRVLFAGEGFANGFISTIHGAILTGQAQADLILKSKGTQPTGQLLDMFSSSIGKSKL from the exons ACGGTAAAAACCTGGATCTTGGCGCGCAATTCGTTCACGGTAAGGACGGCAACCCAGCCTATGACATAGCCGAGAAAATTGGCATCACTATCTTCCCTGACACGTCAGAAAACAACCACCTGGTCAATATCCCTGCTCAATTCCTAACACCACATGGTGAAAAG ATTTCTCCAGATGAAGCCAACGGTCTGCTGAACTTCCTGTTTGAACGAACTCACAAAGAGGCTGTGGATGACATTGACATTGATGACCGAGGTCACAGTGAAGGGGAGTGCTATGAGAAGGCTTACAGAGAATACCTGGCCAAATATGGGCGTAACTTGAGCCGTAGACAAAGAGAACTCATGGATGCTATCTACAA ATGGTTTTGTGGCTATCAGACAATAGACTCTGCAGCGGCGGATTTAACGGAACTGTCTGAATGGGCTCTGCGTATCTACAAGGTGCTCCCAGGGCCAAGGTTTACCTATGTTGACGGGGGAATCACCGAGATTCTGAAAGCTGTTGTGCGCCTTTTGCCAAGGGAAATTATTCGTCTAAATACTCCTGTTACTAATATAAACTGG ACTAATGCAAAGTCACCTGATTCTGGTAAAGTTTCTGTCACTTGTGACAATGGAGAAACTTTTTTAGCTGACCATGTGATAGTGACCACTAGTATTGGATACCTCCAGGCCAAACATCAGCAGCTCTTCACACCTCAGCTTCCCCTTTCAGCACAGACTGCCATCAACAATCTGGGTTTTGGAGGAATCGGAAAA ttatTTATTAAATGGGACAAGCCATTTGTAGGCTACACTCAGACTCCATACGGTGAGGTCCAAGGCTATGATTTTCTTTGGTTGGACTCGAAGCCAGTGGCCTTGCTTAGTGACCGGTGCCCACTAAAAACAAGA TATGGCAAGCCCTGGTGGTATGGCGTCCATGCTGCAGAAACTGTTAGAGGCAGCCCCAACATCCTGGAGCTATGGCTCAACAAGTATCAG GCTGAGATTGTGGAGGGTCTTGATGAGGCTGAGTTGAAAGCAGTCTGCCATGAACTAATACAGACTTTGTTTAAAGACTTGAAGGTCCCTGTCCCTGCACAAGTGTATAG GACAACATGGATAACTAATCCCTATTTCCGAGGAACTTATTCCTTTATCTCATCCAAAGTGAGGAAGCAAGATCTTAAACATCTGGGTCAACCCCTGCCTTCTGTATCT aatccCAGAGTCCTGTTTGCAGGTGAAGGTTTTGCTAATGGCTTCATTTCCACCATTCATGGCGCTATTCTCACTGGCCAAGCCCAGGCTGATCTCATACTCAAGTCCAAGGGCACACAACCTACCGGTCAACTTCTGGATATGTTCAGCTCTTCTATAGGCAAAAGCAAACtttag